The following coding sequences lie in one Ostrinia nubilalis chromosome 2, ilOstNubi1.1, whole genome shotgun sequence genomic window:
- the LOC135078519 gene encoding uncharacterized protein LOC135078519 produces the protein MVHLLVSSMFSFLCFLQPAVSIAVRKFVYQKDMSEYCRRRVVPSVFLGGHIVEAHSQVLHFSRMELPYSCFISIRAEYGSNVVLVVQLLSDESLVNACAESPSQLLVYEMGETFGGYWGPLPDSLLHNEPPPTEVYTMRTTVPPAVPTRKLQNQHLTVAKNKLNHHQEGLQPVTEDESDFVRVEVPIVNVSGRLISDGSQMQNDFDIEDIFDLLYDVTPRSKKKYQTSILPLVQFSLNKQKGGRRGEAIRYNLEYDDGSVGSFNFTTDAR, from the exons ATGGTGCACTTATTGGTCTCTTCCATGTTTTCATTTCTTTGCTTCTTGCAACCAGCTGTGTCTATAGCAGTTCGCAAGTTCGTGTATCAGAAGGACATGTCAGAATATTGCAGACGGCGAGTGGTGCCCTCCGTGTTTCTCGGAGGACATATTGTAGAGGCGCACTCGCAGGTCTTGCACTTCTCCAGAATGGAACTGCCGTACAGCTGCTTTATAAGTATTAG AGCAGAATACGGCAGCAATGTAGTGCTGGTGGTGCAATTGCTATCAGACGAGAGCCTCGTCAACGCCTGTGCCGAGAGCCCCAGCCAGCTGCTCGTTTATGAAATGGGTGAGACCTTCGGCGGGTATTGGGGGCCGCTGCCGGACTCTCTCTTACATAACGAACCACCCCCTACAGAAGTGTACACGATGAGGACTACTGTGCCTCCAGCGGTTCCAACACGAAA atTGCAAAACCAGCACTTAACAGTAGCAAAAAATAAGTTGAATCACCATCAAGAAGGTTTGCAGCCAGTGACAGAAGATGAATCAGATTTTGTAAGAGTTGAAGTGCCCATAGTTAATGTGTCTGGACGTTTGATATCCGATGGAAGTCAGATGCAGAACGATTTCGATATCGAAGATATTTTCGATTTATTGTACGATGTTACACCTAG gtctaagaaaaAATATCAGACCAGCATTCTTCCTCTGGTCCAGTTCTCATTGAATAAGCAAAAGGGAGGACGTCGTGGTGAAGCCATTCGATACAACCTTGAGTACGACGATGGGAGTGTCGGATCATTTAACTTTACGACTGACGCTAGGTAA